Genomic segment of Mucilaginibacter sabulilitoris:
CTGTTTAACTGGTAGCATTCACCAAAATTATTAATTTAATAACCCCAACAAAAAACTAATTTTGCCAACGCAATGAAATATGTTTTAAGCTTTTTGTTATTGATGGTGGCAGGGGTTGTTATGGCCCAAAAAACCAAAAAGTCAATTGTAAATTTAATACAATCAGAAAGCAGCTCCTTTGCCAAAATTAACGGACGCGATGTAATTAAGGTTTACAAGGGAGTTTTCAAACAGGATTTCTCCATCTTACGATCAGACAGCGCTTATTTTTACCCCAATGAAAATGCTTTCGACGCATTCAGGAATGTAAATATTAACCAGGGCGATACGCTCAATATTTTTTCGGATAAGCTAAACTACAATGGTAATACTAAGCTGGCCATATTAACTGATAATGTAAAAATGGTTGACCGTGATGCCACCCTAACAACCAATTTCCTTACTTATAATACAGCTACCCGTATAGGCACCTATACCAGTGGCGGCAAACTGGTGAATAAAGACAATGTGCTTACCAGTAAAAACGGATACTACTTTGCTAAATCTCGCGACTCGTATTTCCGTTATGATGTAGTGCTTACCACAATTGACGCTATTATAAAGACCGACACCTTACGGTATAATACCGGCACCCGTATATCTTATTTTTACGGACCTACCAATATTTATGGAAAAAAAGATAAAGACACACTTTATACCGAAAACGGCTTATATAATACCGTAACCGAACAGGCTTTTTTTGGCAAGCATAATTTATATAAACAAGGTACAAAATCATTAAAAGGCGATAGTCTATTTTATGACAGGTTGAAGGGATATGGCCGCGCGGTTAAAAACATCACCTTTAACGATAACGAACAAAAAATTACACTGAAGGGCGATCTGGGCACTTATTACAAGGCTGATGAGCGAACAGTGGTTACCCAATATGCCTACGTAGTAATGATTACCGAACAAAAGGATACCACCAAAACGGATTCGGCCGCAGGCAAAGCCCCGCCCCAGCTGGCCCAAAATAAAAACCCCAAAGCTACTGCTACCGATGCCAAAAAAATAACCAATATGGCCAAAATGGTTGAAGAGCTTAAACCCAAAGGGATAGTGGGCAAAGCCGACTCGGCAAGGGCTGATTCGGCGGTAAAGGCGTTGGCTGCGCAGGGTAATAATGTTAAAAAGGAAGATGTAAAAAAGATCACTAATCTGGCACGGATGGCGGAGGACCTGAAACCAAAAGGGATAATTAGTAAAACCGATTCGTCAAAAGCCGACTCCACACTCAAGGCCCTCACTTCGCATGCGAAAAATATAAGACCAGGGGATGTTGCTCAGAATTTGGCAAATGTGGAGAAGGTAGCCGGGAACATTAAAAATATCAAGACTAAAGGAGATAAACTGCCCGCGGCATTGGCGGATACGGCTAAGAAGCCCGAGAAAATAAAACGCGATTCGATATTTATGACTGCCGATACGCTCGAAACGCAGATCATGACCTTTAAGAATCTCAAAATATATCAGGAAAAACAGCGCATGCTGCATTTCAGAGATACAACCGAAAAGGGGATGAGACTGGCTGTTTTAAATGCAAAACTTAAAGGAATGCCAATAGTGTCATTACACATCCCGAAAGATACATCCTACCTGCACAAGGACTTTTTTGGCAAACCAAAAGTTGATTCATCACAAATAAAAAAGGACAGAACAGCTGCAATAAGAAAAGCGAAGCAAGATAGCCTGAGGCAGATACAAA
This window contains:
- a CDS encoding OstA-like protein: MKYVLSFLLLMVAGVVMAQKTKKSIVNLIQSESSSFAKINGRDVIKVYKGVFKQDFSILRSDSAYFYPNENAFDAFRNVNINQGDTLNIFSDKLNYNGNTKLAILTDNVKMVDRDATLTTNFLTYNTATRIGTYTSGGKLVNKDNVLTSKNGYYFAKSRDSYFRYDVVLTTIDAIIKTDTLRYNTGTRISYFYGPTNIYGKKDKDTLYTENGLYNTVTEQAFFGKHNLYKQGTKSLKGDSLFYDRLKGYGRAVKNITFNDNEQKITLKGDLGTYYKADERTVVTQYAYVVMITEQKDTTKTDSAAGKAPPQLAQNKNPKATATDAKKITNMAKMVEELKPKGIVGKADSARADSAVKALAAQGNNVKKEDVKKITNLARMAEDLKPKGIISKTDSSKADSTLKALTSHAKNIRPGDVAQNLANVEKVAGNIKNIKTKGDKLPAALADTAKKPEKIKRDSIFMTADTLETQIMTFKNLKIYQEKQRMLHFRDTTEKGMRLAVLNAKLKGMPIVSLHIPKDTSYLHKDFFGKPKVDSSQIKKDRTAAIRKAKQDSLRQIQMKKDPVFATREFNTSDTARVRILIAHHHAKIFKSDLQGKADSIFYSNSDSTIRCYVKPMFWTQGSQLSGDTVYLQMRNKKLDNMELFPSAFVVNIEKDDSVHFNQASGRKMRGFFRDDKLHEVYVAVNAESIFFKRDSGKVAGLQRSLSSRIHAVFNKGEIKAVTFSTKPENRYIPIKKVTDEDKELKGFIWKPKDRPISKESIIPSRTKKIPVAKSPPKTKPDSLNKTKTDSLGRPLTDSLGRPLNINQDSTQAGPDTVEARGHPKTVKDTLNQTAPEKAPGTKAAKDTVNKASGTSPLPAIKTTKDTLNKARTLPPPPIKAVKDTVKNPAKKPED